In Coleofasciculus chthonoplastes PCC 7420, the following proteins share a genomic window:
- a CDS encoding helix-turn-helix transcriptional regulator, giving the protein MTKKQSKEAESPLKILRERLNLTQEELARQCRIPLRTYVRWETGEATPRPTIPQVKALCRELGVSIEDLPDEFGPMQVSAKDNPRSQSDDV; this is encoded by the coding sequence ATGACCAAAAAACAGTCAAAAGAAGCTGAATCTCCATTAAAGATACTCAGAGAACGACTCAATTTAACTCAAGAGGAGTTAGCTAGACAGTGTCGCATTCCGTTGCGAACCTATGTGCGCTGGGAGACAGGTGAGGCGACTCCTCGACCGACGATTCCCCAAGTCAAAGCGTTATGTCGGGAGTTGGGCGTCTCGATTGAGGATTTGCCAGATGAATTTGGTCCGATGCAAGTTTCGGCTAAAGACAATCCGCGATCGCAATCTGATGATGTTTGA
- a CDS encoding hydantoinase B/oxoprolinase family protein has protein sequence MTSNNGWQFWIDRGGTFTDIVARRPDGQLVIHKLLSENPDRYTDAPVQGIRELMGLSADAAIPTEQIDAVKMGTTVATNALLERKGDRTVLMITKGFRDALRIGYQNRPDIFAREIILPEMLYERVIEVEERYSAHGDELIPVQIDATRQALQAAYDNGIRSCAIVLMHGYRYPGHEQELAHLASAIGFTQISVSHDVTPLMKIVSRGDTTVVDAYLSPILRRYVNQVSSQLAGDINNPQSTIHNPQSIRLMFMQSNGGLTDARTFQGKDSILSGPAGGIVGAVQTSQLAGFDQIISFDMGGTSTDVAHYNGEYERTFETEIAGVRLRTPMMSIHTVAAGGGSIVKFDGARYRVGPESAGANPGPASYSKGGPLTVTDCNVMVGKLQPEFFPKVFGIDGNLPLNDQVVREKFSQLAADIGDKRTPEAVAAGFLAIAVEKMANAIKKISLQRGYDVSNYTLCCFGGAGGQHACLIADALGMKQVFLHPYAGVLSAYGMGLADVRTLRERSVEAKLTEKLLSVGTPDIAPLEEIFTDLIASGKEEIATTQIGESTSIDSQVIRKVHLKYQGTDSPLIIDFGSVAEMRQQFEEAHRQRYGFIVEEKALIVDSVSVEVIQPMDVPEEPMIQRHRSEPPQPVAKVQMYTADAWHETPVFKRDELQPGDSIPAPALIIETTGTNVIEPGWQAEVTERNHLILKKTQQSKVNNQPSTIDNQQTNLSHPDPVTLEIFNNLFRSIAEQMGTTLQNTSYSVNIKERLDFSCAIFDGQGQLVANAPHIPVHLGSMSESVRSLIEAYGDSLKPGDVYAINNPYNGGTHLPDVTVITPVFLDESGITDTIDQTSKSSTQPTTNQNQPPFQRGTRGDKNPSPLFYVASRGHHADIGGITPGSMPPDSTTVDEEGVLLDNFKVVESGRFREKELSELLLSGTYPVRNITQNIADLQAQIAANEKGVQELRRMVKQSGLDTVQAYMGHVQNNAEESVRRVIDVLKNGNFTYNLDTGGQIKVAIRIDRENRRATIDFTGTSAQLSNNFNAPAAVCKAAVLYVFRTLVDDDIPLNAGCLKPLDIIIPEGCLLNPRYPAAVVAGNVETSQVITDALYGALGVMAASQGTMNNFTFGNENYQYYETICGGSGAGIEFNGADAVHTHMTNSRLTDPEVLEWRFPVVLEQFGIRGNSGGKGKQCGGNGVIRRMRFLQPMTAAILSGHRVVAPFGLQGGEAGAVGKNYVERQDGTVEELGNTAVVEMDAGDVFVIETPGGGGFGSSFRTTKS, from the coding sequence ATGACATCTAATAACGGCTGGCAATTTTGGATTGATCGCGGCGGCACATTTACCGATATTGTGGCGCGTCGCCCCGATGGACAATTGGTGATTCACAAGTTACTCTCGGAAAATCCCGATCGCTATACCGATGCACCAGTGCAGGGAATTCGCGAATTGATGGGACTTTCCGCCGATGCAGCGATTCCCACCGAACAGATTGACGCCGTGAAAATGGGGACAACCGTAGCCACAAATGCGTTACTGGAGAGAAAAGGCGATCGCACTGTTTTAATGATCACCAAAGGCTTCCGTGATGCCCTCCGCATCGGCTATCAAAACCGCCCCGATATATTTGCCCGTGAGATTATCTTGCCAGAAATGCTTTACGAACGGGTGATTGAAGTCGAGGAACGTTACAGCGCCCACGGGGATGAATTAATTCCGGTACAGATAGACGCCACTCGCCAAGCGTTACAAGCCGCTTATGATAACGGAATTCGCAGTTGTGCGATCGTCTTAATGCATGGCTATCGCTATCCGGGGCACGAACAGGAACTTGCCCACTTAGCGAGTGCGATCGGGTTTACTCAAATTTCAGTTTCCCATGACGTCACACCATTGATGAAAATAGTAAGTCGGGGTGACACTACCGTTGTTGATGCCTATTTATCGCCCATTTTGCGGCGGTATGTTAACCAAGTTTCCAGTCAGTTAGCGGGAGATATCAACAATCCACAATCCACAATCCACAATCCACAATCGATCCGATTAATGTTCATGCAATCCAATGGTGGACTCACAGACGCCCGCACATTTCAGGGAAAAGACAGTATTTTATCGGGTCCGGCGGGAGGTATTGTCGGGGCAGTACAAACCAGTCAATTAGCCGGATTTGATCAGATTATTAGTTTTGATATGGGCGGAACCTCTACCGATGTCGCCCATTACAACGGTGAATACGAACGTACCTTTGAAACCGAGATTGCAGGCGTCCGATTACGCACCCCCATGATGTCTATTCACACCGTAGCGGCGGGTGGCGGTTCAATCGTGAAATTTGATGGGGCGCGGTATCGCGTTGGACCAGAATCGGCGGGGGCAAATCCGGGTCCGGCTTCGTATTCTAAGGGAGGTCCATTAACAGTAACCGATTGCAATGTCATGGTGGGGAAATTACAGCCAGAGTTCTTTCCTAAAGTCTTTGGAATTGATGGCAATTTACCCTTAAATGACCAGGTGGTGCGAGAGAAATTTAGTCAATTGGCGGCAGATATTGGGGATAAGCGCACACCAGAAGCCGTCGCCGCCGGATTTTTAGCCATTGCTGTGGAAAAAATGGCAAATGCGATTAAAAAAATATCCTTACAACGAGGTTATGATGTATCCAACTATACCTTGTGTTGCTTTGGCGGCGCTGGCGGACAACATGCCTGTTTAATTGCTGATGCGTTGGGAATGAAACAGGTATTTCTTCATCCCTATGCGGGGGTATTATCGGCTTATGGGATGGGATTGGCAGATGTGCGGACATTGCGGGAACGTTCGGTGGAAGCAAAATTAACGGAGAAATTACTATCGGTAGGGACACCAGATATTGCCCCCTTGGAGGAAATATTCACCGACTTAATAGCCAGTGGCAAAGAAGAAATTGCGACGACTCAGATAGGAGAATCCACGTCAATTGATAGTCAAGTCATCCGCAAAGTGCATTTGAAATATCAGGGGACAGATTCACCATTAATTATCGATTTCGGTAGCGTGGCTGAAATGCGGCAGCAATTTGAAGAGGCGCATCGGCAACGATATGGTTTTATTGTTGAAGAGAAAGCCCTAATTGTGGACTCGGTATCGGTGGAAGTCATCCAGCCAATGGATGTGCCAGAAGAACCCATGATTCAACGTCACCGATCAGAACCGCCGCAACCTGTCGCTAAAGTGCAGATGTATACCGCCGATGCATGGCACGAAACCCCTGTATTTAAGCGAGACGAGTTACAACCGGGAGACTCTATTCCCGCACCTGCATTAATTATTGAAACAACGGGAACAAATGTCATTGAACCGGGTTGGCAAGCCGAAGTAACCGAACGGAATCATTTAATTTTAAAGAAAACGCAGCAATCAAAAGTCAACAATCAACCATCAACAATCGACAATCAACAAACAAACCTTTCCCACCCTGATCCGGTTACTCTGGAAATCTTTAATAATCTATTCCGTTCCATTGCCGAACAAATGGGAACCACACTGCAAAACACCAGCTACTCGGTCAATATCAAAGAACGGTTAGACTTTTCCTGTGCTATTTTTGACGGACAAGGACAACTCGTTGCCAATGCCCCTCATATCCCTGTACATTTGGGTTCCATGAGTGAAAGCGTTCGCAGTTTAATTGAGGCGTATGGCGATAGTCTCAAACCGGGAGATGTTTATGCGATTAATAATCCCTATAACGGTGGGACACACTTACCTGATGTCACGGTAATTACCCCAGTTTTTTTGGACGAAAGTGGGATTACCGATACGATTGATCAAACGAGTAAATCTTCGACACAACCCACAACAAATCAAAATCAACCCCCCTTTCAAAGGGGGACAAGGGGGGATAAAAATCCGTCACCCTTATTCTACGTTGCTTCACGGGGACACCATGCGGACATTGGTGGGATTACCCCCGGTTCTATGCCCCCAGATAGTACAACCGTAGACGAAGAAGGGGTATTACTCGATAATTTTAAGGTAGTAGAATCCGGACGTTTCCGCGAAAAAGAATTATCCGAATTACTCCTATCTGGCACATATCCAGTGCGAAATATTACCCAAAATATCGCCGACTTACAAGCCCAAATTGCTGCCAATGAAAAAGGCGTGCAAGAGTTGCGGCGGATGGTGAAACAGTCGGGATTAGATACCGTACAAGCCTATATGGGACACGTCCAGAATAATGCCGAAGAGTCGGTGCGACGGGTGATTGATGTGCTGAAAAATGGCAATTTTACCTATAACTTAGATACAGGCGGACAGATTAAAGTTGCCATTCGTATTGACCGAGAAAATCGCCGCGCCACGATTGATTTTACCGGGACATCGGCACAGTTATCCAATAACTTTAATGCCCCGGCTGCGGTGTGTAAAGCGGCGGTTCTCTATGTCTTCCGTACATTAGTGGATGATGATATTCCATTGAACGCTGGATGTCTTAAACCCCTAGATATTATTATTCCCGAAGGCTGTCTATTAAATCCCCGTTATCCGGCGGCGGTTGTGGCGGGGAATGTGGAAACATCTCAGGTGATTACCGATGCGCTATATGGGGCGTTGGGGGTAATGGCAGCATCTCAAGGGACGATGAATAATTTTACCTTTGGCAATGAAAATTATCAATATTATGAAACCATTTGTGGTGGTTCTGGTGCTGGAATAGAGTTTAATGGGGCAGATGCAGTACATACCCACATGACCAATTCTCGTTTAACCGACCCAGAAGTTTTAGAATGGCGGTTTCCGGTGGTATTAGAACAGTTTGGCATTCGTGGAAATAGTGGTGGAAAGGGGAAACAGTGTGGGGGTAATGGTGTAATTCGGCGGATGCGGTTTTTGCAACCCATGACAGCCGCAATATTATCAGGACATCGAGTTGTTGCACCCTTTGGATTACAGGGGGGTGAAGCGGGTGCTGTGGGTAAGAATTATGTGGAACGTCAGGATGGAACGGTTGAGGAATTAGGAAATACAGCGGTTGTGGAAATGGATGCGGGAGATGTGTTTGTGATTGAGACGCCTGGGGGTGGAGGATTTGGTAGTTCATTCAGAACCACCAAATCGTAG